The Brassica oleracea var. oleracea cultivar TO1000 chromosome C7, BOL, whole genome shotgun sequence sequence TTTTTTGTAATTATAAATTTTAAATTGAAACTTAATAAAAACGACAAGATATAAGAGTATAAATGAAAGTAGAAAATATAAAATAAACCAATCAAAATATTTATATTACCAAAATAACGAAGAACACATTTCTATCGAAATCATCTCAACCATCAACGTATAAATTTACTTAATTTCAAAAAAATAGTGAAAATTCATAATAAAACCCTATAAAATAAAGTACCCACAAAAATAATTATTCAACCCACATATATCCAAAAGTTCTCAAATAAGAACAACTATTAAACTAATTATACATACTTAACCAACGTGTTTTTCTTTGCTTTTAATTTTAATTGTAATATAAAGAATTTAAAATATCCCAAAACCGTTCAATTCAGATGAATGGCTCTAAAAGTCAGTGTATGAGATTAAATAAGAAAATATTTACTTAATCTATACATGAATTATTATTAGAAAAAAAACAAATAATTTTGACTTTGAAACAAAACTACCACAAGACTAAAACATCTTCAAATATTAGCAAACAACAACTATGGTGAGGTAACTATCTTTATGCCATAATTTTGTTATGCACATGAGAAGACGAGGAATGCATGAAATTTATGGATCGTCATGCAAAAAAACATGTCTCGGGCGGACAAATGTTGAGATAGATCAAACGTTCCTTATGCAGTGTTTCTATATTGAAAAAGAAGTGTTATGAAACTAATATGATCTTTACAATGCCACCACATCTCAATAATCTCGAAAAATGATATATTGATTGTTATTACTATAAACAAATGGAGAAGTTCTTAGTGTTGGTTTTACGGTGATTGACAAGTGTCTACACTTATCGGCCACTACTCAGTTTTTACACTTTCCAGTTTCAATGTGTTCTTATTTTGATTAGCCTTGCACTAATACCTTCTTCTCATTTAATTTAACATTTTACTTTTAATAAGAAATGCAACTTAAAATAATCACCACTTTCGTTCCAATAGCATGTCGAAAATCTATGATTTCAACATAAAGGATAACTTTTATCACATACATAAAAAATTATCCACAACCAAATTCTTCACAGCCTAAATATTACAAATCACAAATAACATACCAAATACAAAATCAATTTTTTTGTAAAATGAAACAACATGAAGAAATTTGAAACCCTCATAACAGAACAATGTCACAAGTCTTTAAAACAACTATTGCAAACAATCAAAATATATTTTATCAAATATAATTCTTCTTCACCTAAAATTTTCTAAAAGACAAAAATTATTATCATATATATCTATTGTTAATGTAAACCAAAAACACAATTCACAAAATTATACAAAAAATAATAACCTAAATTATAAGTAAAATATATCCCGTCCGTAAGGCGGCCGAAAGTAGTCATGCACATAAAGAATGTTGTTCTTAGAAGAAAAGTATAAAATTAATGGGCTCAAATTAAAGCGAGCCGTAATATAGGCAGGCCTTTAAAAGGCCTAAACATCGAAGTGTCTGGAGTATATAGCTGCTATTACCAGGCAANNNNNNNNNNNNNNNNNNNNNNNNNNNNNNNNNNNNNNNNNNNNNNNNNNNNNNNNNNNNNNNNNNNNNNNNNNNNNNNNNNNNNNNNNNNNNNNNNNNNNNNNNNNNNNNNNNNNNNNNNNNNTGTTTTTTTTTTTTTTTTTTTTTTAATTTTAAAAACCCTAATTTTGATACATTAGCTATAGAACCTTGTCGAATATACATCAAAAAAGAAGAAGTTTGTGTTGTCCTTTTTGGATTGGATTGGATTTGATTTGATCGAAGAAGATGCCTCCAAAGCAACAACCAAAGGCTGATTTGGCGAAAAAGCAGAAGCAAGTGGAAGACAAAACTTTTGGTCTGAAAAACAAGAACAAGAGCAAGAACGTACAGAAGTATGTCCAGAGTCTCAAGCAATCTGTTCAGCCTAAACCCGACGCATCTAAAGTTGCAGCCAAGGTAACGAACAAATCATTCCTTGAATCTATTTTAATATTCTGATGAAATTGGGATTCTGAGTTTCTTGATGCTTTGGAGTTAGAGAGATAGTTTGTTGCTGTAGCAGTCAGTTCTTTCTTCGATTAAGCTCTTACCAAAAGAAAATGGTTTTTTTGTTTGTTTGTTGAGGGCAGAAAAAGAAAGAGGAAGAGAAAGCCAGAGAACAGGAGTTGAATGAGTTGTTCAAGGTTGCCATTAGTCAGCCTAAAGTTCCTGTAGGTAATGTTTTGTTTTTGTTTTTCCATTAACTAAATGCTCTGATATAAAGTTTCAGTCTTCCCTGTGTTGTTTTGATGTTGGTGTTTCGATGTATTTATAGAATTTGGTGGTTGTTTTTGGCAGGTGTGGATCCAAAGTCAATCCTGTGTGAGTTTTTCAAGGCAGGGCAGTGTCAGAAGGGATTCAAGTGCAAATTCTCTCATGATTTGAACATTCAGAGGAAGGGTGAGAAGATCGATATTTACAGCGATAAGCGTGATGAAGGTAAACCCACCACAAGTGCAGCAACAAAGTGCCCTTTTATTTACATCCCTTCTGTTCTTGATTAACGATGGTCTTATGTTAATTTTTTTTTTTAATATTTGTTTTAAGATGGAGATATGGAGGAGTGGGATCAAGAGACCCTTGAAAAGGTTGTGGAGTCGAAGAAAAATGAATATAACCAGAATAAGCCAACTGATATTGTAAGTGCTTTCTTCTTTCTCTCGCTGTATCTCAAAACTTGTTATTGGCTACCTTTTGGGACATGTTGATTGAGGGCTTCTGGTTTTGTAATATATAATAGTTTCTCTTGTACAAATATTCAGCCATAATCTAAGATTATGCAAAGTGTGATGCGTTAGTGTCGTTAGTTTTAGCTGATATTGGGGTTTATGTTCACCTATGCTGACTTTGCTAATAGCATGGTTCATCTTAGGAGCTATTTGGTTCCTACACGATCTTTTTTCCTTCCGTTGTTCCTTATTGCTTTCTCCTCACTTGGATCATGCTTCACCGTAACTCATGCTTCTGGTGATGGTAGTGATTTAAACGACATGTTTATCATGATGATGTGACTGTTTCTTAATTTTATACTAAGAGAAGTAATTATTTCTAAAACATCTTGGATCCTAAATAAATTATAGGTATGCAAGTATTTTCTGGACGCGGTGGAAAAGAAACAGTATGGGTGGTTCTGGGCTTGCCCCAATGGTGGCAAAGAGTGTCACTACAGACACGCTCTTCCACCTGGGTATATCCTTAAATCTCAAATGAAGGCCCTCTTGGAAGAGGAGTCACAAAAGATGCCAGTCGAAGAAGAAATCGAAAATGAGGTTTAGTACCCTCTTCTTCCAGCTTTTCCCAATCTGCTCATAGCTGCTAGGTCTCTGAAGTTTTGATTCTTGTTCTAAATTGTTGCAGCGTGCAAAACTGAAAACCGCAACACAAATGACACCTGCGCTATTCATGGAATGGAAGAGGAAGAAGATAGCTGAGAGAGATGCAGGTCTGGCTGCTTCTCAGGCCGAGAGAGCTAAGAACGACCGTATGAGGTAAATCCACCATTCATCACTTTCGATTGTTTTGTTCCTGGTAAGCTGAGCTGATTCATTGTGTGTGTGATGTCAGTGGTCGGGAGCTGTTTCTGTCGAATGCAAGCTTGTTTGTGGACGATGCTGAGGCTTTTGAAGAATACGAGAGGGAAAAAGAAGAGGAAGAGATTGAACAGAAGGTTAACTCTCTCTCTCTCTCTCTCTCTCTCTCTCTCTCTCTCTCTTTCTCACACTCATCATTCAATAAACCAACCAAGTCATGTTAATGGAGTTTTTGTTTCTCAGGCAAAGAGCAAAGAAACAGAGGCAGGGACAAGCAGGACTAGTGGTGATGCTGCTGAACAGAGTTCAAAAGAAGTGGACGAAGATGACGACGATGACGATGATTTGGACATGGATGAGCTTGATGAACTGGAAGCAAGCTTGTCGAAGACATCAATCCAGATTCGTGAGCCAAACAGTGAAGGATCATCATCTTGAGATGAAAATTAATGTGAGAGGTGGAAGAGAGGAAAGCACATGTTTTACTCTTGTGTACTTTTGATATGTTTGGATTTTACAGACTCACAAAAACCTATTTTGCAGGTGTTTGTTATTGGAAGTATTTCCCTTACCTTTCATTAACGTGATTACAATGTTTAAATACACAAAGTGGTTTCGTTAGTTACACTTTACAAGGGATATTTATCTAATAAGTTAGGCTTCTCCAAGAATATCAGTTGAACCATTGGCATATTCTTTCACGAACGGATAGACTGGACTTGAAGTCCTCGAACATAGAAGATGGCAATCCTTTTGTAAATATGTCTGCATATTGAGCTGATGAGGGGACATGAAGAACTCTTATTTGTCCCATTGCAACCTTTTCACCAATACACCAATGTAGCGGAGGTTATTGGTATCTTGAGCTCGAGCATTAGATTCCAAATCCAACAGGTTTCAGCAACAACATTGGGAACTCCTTTGTACTCAACTTCTGAACTGGATCGAGAGATAGTTGGTTGTCGTTTTGAGGACCATAAGATGAGATTGTCACCCATGAAGACGCAATAGCCTGATGTCGATCTGCGAGTGTCCGGGCATCCAGCCCAGTCGGCATCCGTGTATGCTGTTAACGCAGTGGAGGAAGATTTGTGTAGGCGGAGGCCGTGGCTAAAAGTTCCTTTGAGATAACGAAGTACACGCTTCATAGCGATCAGATGAGGCTGCCTGGGGTCGTGCATGTAAAGGCAAAGCTGATGCACTGCGTATTGGATATCTGGACGTGTAAGTGGTAAGTACTGAAGGGCACCAGCTATGCTTCTGTACTGAGTGGGGTCGTCGACCTTAGCACCATCTTCAGAGGAGAGCTTGGATTTGAGGTCAACCGGTGTGGAGATAGGCTTGCAGTCCTTCAAGTTTGCGCGGAGAAGAAGGTCCTGGGCGTAAGAGGACTGGCTCAAGAATAATCCTTTTGAGTCGTATGTGGCTTGGATTCCAAGGAAGT is a genomic window containing:
- the LOC106301781 gene encoding zinc finger CCCH domain-containing protein 21, with protein sequence MPPKQQPKADLAKKQKQVEDKTFGLKNKNKSKNVQKYVQSLKQSVQPKPDASKVAAKKKKEEEKAREQELNELFKVAISQPKVPVGVDPKSILCEFFKAGQCQKGFKCKFSHDLNIQRKGEKIDIYSDKRDEDGDMEEWDQETLEKVVESKKNEYNQNKPTDIVCKYFLDAVEKKQYGWFWACPNGGKECHYRHALPPGYILKSQMKALLEEESQKMPVEEEIENERAKLKTATQMTPALFMEWKRKKIAERDAGLAASQAERAKNDRMSGRELFLSNASLFVDDAEAFEEYEREKEEEEIEQKAKSKETEAGTSRTSGDAAEQSSKEVDEDDDDDDDLDMDELDELEASLSKTSIQIREPNSEGSSS